The window CAATTAAATATCAAAGTCGGAATCTCAGCTTCAATAACAGTACTACTACAGCAATGTGAAGACAATGATTACTACCTTGATGGATCTCCATGGGCAGCTAACCAGGGCTCAACCATTGAAGCCCCAAAAGTGTCCACAATATGCCGATTATCGGTCTTCTTCAACTCGGTGGCGCCGCCCATGGACAAATTGGCCAAATTGGCCTGCTTCCCTAACCAATTCAACACCTTCAACCCGTCCTCAAATGCCGCCGGGTACCTATTCTCCGGCGCAAGCCTATACCCCACTGCCACAACAATGACGTCACACAGTTTGGCAATCCGGCGACAGAAACAGTCGTTGGCCACCGAGTCATTGCTCCCACTGACCCAACCGCCGCCGTGAAACTGCAGAATCACAGGCAATTTCCGGCTCTTCTTAGCCGAATTCGCCGGCGAATAGCCTCTATACACTCCGGCACCAACTCCGGCCATCAAATTCAACCCCTCGACGTCATTGCTAAACCCGTAGCTGCTCCTCCTCGGCTCCGCCTTCAACGTGTTCGCCGCCGCCGCGTTGCCGTAGCTGTTCCGGCGAGAGGAATGGAACGGCGAGCCGTTCGGGCTGGGGCGGGCGGAATCGGAGACCGACGGAGAATTGAGATCCGGCCGCCTGGGCCTAGATTTGACGGAGGGCTCCGGCGGACTGAGAGCGGACTCCGGGAGGAAGATTCGGATGGAGAGAGAAGTGAAAGGATCGATGTGGATGTCCTTGGTGGCGACGCCGTCGTCGTCGAAGAGGGGGTTGGCGGCGGCGATGGTTTCTTCGGGGCGGGAGGTGACGCCGAACGGGTCGAAGTCGTCGGGTCGGGTTTGGATCCGGTTCTGGAGACGGTGCTTCAAGAGGAACTTGAAGAACACGCTGTAGAGCTTGACGGCTACGCTTGGCATTTCGCGATCTCCACAAAGTCGGTGAGTTTGCAGAGACGGAAATGGGGAGGATGATGAAGCGTCGTCGTTTTATTTCTAGGGTTTTAATCTGGGATTGCTTGATTCTAAAGGCCTTTCAATGGCGTGAGAAAGAGAGAGAGAGAGAGAGAGAGAGAGACAGAGGAGCGTGATTTGATAAACATTGGCTGTTCTTTTGCGTTTTCAAATTTCTTTTTTCCTTTACAATTTTATTTTCAATTTTTTTGGTAATTATTTATTTCCTCTGTAGCCTTAATGTGTCACTAAGTTTAAAGGTGAAGAAAAATCAAATGGTGATCTTGTCATCGACCTGAGGCTAGTTGTACTCGCAAGAAGGGGTCCGTTTCTGTTGCGGACCGTTTTGTTATGGAGTTTATGCGAACTTTTAAACAGATACCGTTAGATTAGATTAATGTTCTATAATTAAAGAAATATAAATTTTTCTCATGAGGCCACATGTATCCAAACTCTCCCACACTGCCTTCATACTTCTCTCTGAGTTCTCTCAGTCTCAGACTCTCTCTTCGTTTCCCGGACAATATTAACAAATCCTTTGATGACCACTTTTCTCCAATAGTAAAATTTCTCTCTCTTTTCCCTCCATGGGCTACTAGGTATGCTAGTGCTTATTATTAGCGGGATTCAATTTTGTTTAATGGGATCTCAATCCCTCCTCCTTCATAACATTTTCTCAAGGCTCATATGGAGGTGTATGAGAAAAATACGATTGTAAAATCATGTTAGGAACTCAAACTTATAGAAAAAACATAAGAAAAATGAAAAACAGTGGAAAGGGATTCGAAATTTCTGGGAAACGAAGAGAGAGTCTCTGAGAGAACTCAGAGAAGTATGAATGCAATGTGGGAGAGTTTGGATACATGTGGCCTCATGAGAAAAGTTTATACTTCTTCAATTGTAGAGCATTGATCTAATCTAACGGTGTCTGTTTGAAAGTCCGCATAGAGTCCGCAACAAAACTGTTCGCAACAGAAGCGGCCCCAGAACTTACAAGAAGATAGACGGTAAGAAAATCTGAAACCCTATTATGATATTTTAAGCAAAATAAATTTATTATTATGTAATTTTGTGAAAGACTGGACGAGTAAGTTATGTAAGGTTTGATATATCAATTTCTTTTCATTATCACCTCTTTTAATTTGTTCATTCCATATACACAACCTTTAAACAACCTTTACCAAAGCAAAGATCTACTAAATCCTTAGTGCATTAGCTAGGATTTTATGTGCAAATATGTAATAAAAATAGCCTAATACAAGCATAATCGGACTAGATCGGAAGAAAATCTATGAGAATAAGAGAAGTGTTGTTCATTTTACAAAATAGAGAATTTTCATATTGTTATGATATGAAGGCAATCTTTCATCATTTCTTGAACCTTTTGTTGTCCATCTTCTTGGACTTTCCATTCTGCTGGTTACTTAACAACTTTACAATATCCTCTTCATCATCATCGTTTCCTTCTCCACTTTCTCTTCTTGCCACCTTTTTCATTCAATTTCTGCAAAACTCGATTGTGTCAATCCAACTATATACCGATTAAACCCTTGATAGATATTGAAATGAAAACCAAGTTAGGGTGAACATATATTACCGAGTTGAACATATATAGATCACATAACCTTCCTTCATCTTCTCCGGCGAAACCGATCCCCCCGGGGAAGCTTCGTTTGGATCTACGACGAGCCAACGAGTGACATGGATTCGTGGTAGCGGGTGGAGGTGGCGACTATTAGCTGGATCATTGTTATTGGAGTACGATAGGAAATGGGCCAGTTGGGCCAGTGTTTAGGCCCTTAAAGATAGGACAAAACGAAGCCCTTTTTCAATACCCTGAACTGTTGTTGATTTTGAGTGTGAGAAATGGGGAAGATGATGCGCAAATCAGTGTTGAATTTCTCTTGTTGGGATTCTTATTGCAGCCACAGTAGCACAAGAGGTATGCCATTTCTTCACTCTAGCTCTCTTGTTGCTTTGTTTCATTCTCAATCCTCAAACCCTACCAAATCTAGAGAAACCCATTTAAAAAATGGACCCTCGAAGCCTAGAGTGAGTAATGTTGAGGATGCCCTGAAGGTGTTCGACGAAATGCTTCATAGACATCCTCTGCCGTCTGTTGTCCGTTTCAATAAGGTATTGGCTCCTCTTGTCAAACTCAAGCACTATGCAACAGTCCTCTCTTTGAATTCACAGATGCTTCTCTCTGGAATTTGTCCTGATCCCTATACCCTGGCCATTGTCATCAACTGCTACTGTCGTTTGAACCGAATGGACTATGCCTTGTCTGTCTTGGTCCACTTCTTCAAATTGGGTCTTCAACCAAATGTCACCGCCTTCAACACTCTCATCAACGGCTTTGTTCTCCAAAATCGAGTGGCTGATGCAGCGCGACTTTTCAGCAAAATGGTGGTGGGAGGTCACTGCCAGCCGGATGTAGTTACTTTCAGCACATTAATAAAGGGCTTTTGCACAATGGGAAACAACACTACGGCTATTCAATTACTTGGCAAGATGGAAGAAAATGGATGCCAGCCTGACATAGTGACCTATAGCAACATCATTGACAGCCTGTGCAAAGATACACTGGTTGACGAAGCAAAGAGCCTCTTCTCGGAAATGGTTGGTAGAGGTATTGTTCCCAATGTTATTACTTACAACTCGTTGATTCAAGGAGTTTGCAATCTAGGCCACTGGAAAGAAGCTACGAGGTTGTTGTATGAAATGGCCAATCAAGGTATCTTTCCAGATGTAGTCACCTTCAATATCCTGGTTGATGCGCTTTGTAAGGACGGGATGGTCGTGCAAGCCAAAAGTGTGGTTCAGATTATTATTCAAAGAGGAATTGAACCGAACACAATTACATACAATTCCCTTATGGATGGTCACTGTTTGCAAGGAAAAATGGACAAGGCGAAACAAGTTTTTGATCTAATGGTGAGCAAGGGCTTCATGGTTGATGTGCGGAGTTGTAGCATACTGATAAACGGGTACTGTAAGCAGAAAAAGATCAGTAAGGCTTACAAAATTTTCAAGGAAATGCCTCTTAGAGGACTTGTTCCTAATACGGTTACTTATAACACTCTAATTGATGGTTTTTATAAAGCGGGGAGAGTACAAGAAGCAGAAAAGCTGTTCTCTGAGATGCAAGATCGTGATGTTCAAACTTATAATATTATACTTGATGGCCTCTGTAACAACCAACAACTTTCTAAGGCAATTGAATTTCTTAGAGAGATGGAAGGGAACAAGTTGAAGCCAAATGTTGTAACTTACAATATTGTCATTGAAGGGTTGTGCAATGCTGGTGAAGTTCAGTCTGCGAAAGATCTTTTCTGTAGTTTATCACCAAAAGGAGTTCAGCCTGAAGTAAGGACATATAGCATAATGATCAATGGACTTTGCAAAGGAGGCTTCTTATTTGAAGCAGAAGAGATGCTTAGAGAGATGGAACAAGAAGGCTGTTCTCCGAATGGCTGTACCTATAATATAATTATCCGAGGTTATATCAATAACAACGACACATCGAGGGCTACAAGTCTTATCGAAGAAATGAGTGAGAGGGGTTTCTCTAGAGATGCATCTACTATGGAATTGATTGTTGATTTGTTGTTGAAGGATACAATGGATCCTGTATTGTTAGCATGGCTTAAGGATAAAGCGTGAAGTTAACTGTATATATGGATTGGTGAGTTTATTTCAGTTTGCATGTCAGTTATTCCATGAAATCAAATGTACCCGTTAATTTAAGGTTACAAACTATTACAATCTTGATTCCTTGAATCAATACCCTTAGTTGTTTTGTGTTTATACGAGGAAAGGGTTGGATTTGATTGAATTCTAGGTCTGAAATTACCCGAGTTTCAACTTATGCAGGCAGTCAAGGGAAGCCTACACTTCTTGCTTGTCCTGTTGTTTTCATGATTTTTGTTCTTCTGTTACATAATGAACTCAGTTTTATTAATGACTTGAGCATCCATGAATTTGATTCGTTTGGGTTGTTTGGGGTTTTGATGTTCCTCACCTGCAGCATCCATGACTTTGATTCTTGGTTTCTTTGCTTCCACCGATGTACAACTGGGCCTGAATTGCTCACACCTCATAAAAACAAGTCATGGTTAGTCAGCTAAATAACAAGGGCGCATATGATCGAAAAAAACAACCAGCCCTACACTGTTCTTGATAAACAGAAAGCCTAACCTTAGGGTTCTTGGGAATATCATAGTTGATAACCATATCTACCGATGGAATATCCAATCCTCTACTTGCAACATCAGTGCAGATAAGTACGTTACACTGTCCAGATTTGAACATGTTTAAGGCTCCAAGTCTTTTTCGCTGTGCCAGAAGTTCATACAAACCAGCTAGGTTAGATGACCTCCAGATCGATTACGCAAAAGGCCAGTAGCTAGTACTTCAAGTAAACTAAATGTAATGTACGGTATATACCTGGCTCATATTACCATGAAGAGGGATGGCTCTAATTCCAAGATTTCGAAGTGTATAAGCCAAAAAGGGCGCCGAGTCGCATTGTTCAGTAAAAACCATTGTGGTGCAGTGGCACTTCTTCGTAAGAATATATACGAGATTGAAATCCTGGAGGTACAACATTCGTTGAATTACATAGACAAAGGAAACAATACAGTAAGTGACATCAAAACGGCCAAACTCCATCGAAGAATTAACTTCAACTCTTCGATTTGCACTACTCAAATAAACAGATATACATATTGAAATGGTGTATGCATGGGCTTCCAGCCCTTCCTATATATAACCTAATCTAAAGTCGGGGTACAGTTAGAGCATCAGTTAAAGATGATCCATTCCTAAGTTCTCCTCGGATTACGAAAAGTTTTTTGCCAACATATATAAGTATATAAAACATGAATGTGTAGAACTTCTAGAATTGAAAATCCAGAACAAAAAGAATAAGAAAGGAAGAACCTTGTGCTTGTGTGGCGTCAACCATACATATATGTTGCTGCAGTGTGTCAACCGTAGAGTACTTGGATGC of the Fragaria vesca subsp. vesca linkage group LG6, FraVesHawaii_1.0, whole genome shotgun sequence genome contains:
- the LOC101295840 gene encoding probable carboxylesterase 11-like, with product MPSVAVKLYSVFFKFLLKHRLQNRIQTRPDDFDPFGVTSRPEETIAAANPLFDDDGVATKDIHIDPFTSLSIRIFLPESALSPPEPSVKSRPRRPDLNSPSVSDSARPSPNGSPFHSSRRNSYGNAAAANTLKAEPRRSSYGFSNDVEGLNLMAGVGAGVYRGYSPANSAKKSRKLPVILQFHGGGWVSGSNDSVANDCFCRRIAKLCDVIVVAVGYRLAPENRYPAAFEDGLKVLNWLGKQANLANLSMGGATELKKTDNRHIVDTFGASMVEPWLAAHGDPSRCVLLGVSCGANIADYVARKAVEAGKLLEPVKVVAQVLMYPFFVGSVPTHSEIKLANSYFYDKAMCMLAWKLFLPEEEFSLDHPAANPLIPDRQPPLKLMPPTLTVVAEHDWMRDRAIAYSEELRKVNVDAPVMEYKDAVHEFATLDMLLKTPQAQACAEDIAIWVKKYISLRGHEFSY